A single genomic interval of Aythya fuligula isolate bAytFul2 chromosome 28, bAytFul2.pri, whole genome shotgun sequence harbors:
- the LOC116499535 gene encoding signaling lymphocytic activation molecule-like, whose product MGRGTRETVLGTLGKATVLWIPQEFQNLTQSFGVATWKRDTADPHSKEVLLKYVNGNYTNYAPSQNHFHSSNFSLEILSTKRQDQRLYEYIISKDAKEKVWQIQLEVYEPVSDPNIQVLSWALANDSCTVTLNCTAARGDNVSYSWTGLEASSSSPCAHNGSLLHLSYHLNATSLACACTASNPVSSSAVTFNSSACSFEQRGSASPGPNLVLLVVPVVVVLVLIGVFTALHVAGRLWKHTPLPEDNEVRTIYSQVQRVEKQKIPCSPPGTEHPSCTTIYAAATGLPPDTAQAPGRIQHSPRAEPPTPRGCSPLSQSPDAEPMTVYASVTLPKI is encoded by the exons ATGGGCCGTGGGACGAGGGAGACAGTGCTGGGCACGCTGGGGAAGGCGACGGTCCTGTGGATCCCCCAGGAATTCCAGAACCTCACCCAGAGCTTTGGGGTGGCCACGTGGAAGCGGGACACAGCGGACCCACATAGCAAGGAAGTCCTGCTCAAGTACGTGAATGGAAACTACACCAACTACGCTCCGAGCCAGAACCACTTCCACTCCTCCAACTTCTCTCTGGAGATCCTCAGCACCAAGCGGCAGGACCAGAGGCTCTACGAGTACATCATCAGCAAGGACGCGAAGGAGAAGGTCTGGCAGATACAGCTGGAAGTGTATG AGCCGGTGTCCGATCCCAACATCCAGGTCCTCAGCTGGGCTCTGGCCAACGACAGCTGCACCGTCACCCTCAACTGCACGGCGGCCAGGGGGGACAACGTGTCCTACAGCTGGACCGGCCTGGAGGCCAGCTCCTCGTCGCCCTGCGCCCACAACGGCAGCCTCCTGCACCTCTCCTACCACCTCAACGCCACCAGCCTGGCCTGCGCCTGCACCGCCAGCAACCCCGTCAGCAGCAGCGCCGTCACCTTCAACTCCTCCGCCTGCAGCTTCGAGCAGCGGG GGAGTGCCAGTCCGGGGCCGAACCtcgtgctgctggtggtgcccgTAGTGGTCGTGCTGGTCCTCATCGGGGTCTTCACTGCCTTACACGTGG CAGGCCGGCTGTGGAAGCACACGCCGCTCCCCGAGGACAACGAGGTGCGCACCATCTACTCCCAAGTGCAGCGGGTGGAG aagcagaaaatcccctgcagcccccccggcacAGAGCACCCCTCCTGCACCACCATCTACGCCGCAGCCACCGGCTTGCCCCCGGACACAGCCCAAGCCCCCGGCCGGATCCAGCACAGCCCCCGGGCAGAGCCACCCACCCCACGGGGCTGCTCGCCCCTCTCGCAG AGCCCCGACGCGGAGCCCATGACGGTTTATGCCAGCGTGACGCTGCCCAAGATCTGA
- the LOC116499536 gene encoding CD48 antigen-like — translation MVVGFAVELLFIFSIVQARVQASSSQAVGVVGGVVYLSPPPQTQTTIYYECHWRCGSSLKVAIHENGRGIRYPNGPFKDRLELFPNNTLKISCLQKNDSNSYWVYLEDVAGKEHTYSVYLKVYDVVPKPTVRAIVNGDNPERCDVTLECWVQLEDVTYEWMPASRVMPMGSNSTLPLSFNPSLETYTCRASNPVSSSSAQLTLRHPCSWTAESSAVPTATKTSMLMLLGHLLLFFALH, via the exons ATGGTGGTGGGGTTTGCAGTGGAGctcctcttcatcttctctaTTGTGCAAG CACGAGTGCAGGCATCCTCCTCGCAGGCAGTAGGGGTGGTGGGAGGCGTGGTGTACCTCAGCCCCCCGCCGCAGACCCAGACGACCATCTACTACGAATGCCACTGGCGCTGTGGCAGCTCCCTGAAGGTTGCCATCCACGAGAACGGGAGGGGGATCCGGTACCCCAATGGCCCTTTCAAGGACCGCCTTGAGCTCTTCCCCAACAATACGCTGAAGATCAGCTGCTTGCAGAAAAACGACAGCAACAGCTACTGGGTGTACCTGGAGGACGTGGCAGGCAAGGAGCACACCTACAGCGTCTACCTGAAGGTGTATG ATGTGGTCCCCAAACCTACCGTGCGTGCCATAGTGAACGGGGACAACCCGGAGCGCTGCGATGTCACCCTGGAGTGCTGGGTGCAGCTGGAAGACGTGACCTATGAGTGGATGCCCGCCAGCAGGGTCATGCCAATGGGCTCTAACAGCACCCTGCCCCTCTCCTTCAACCCCTCCCTGGAAACCTACACCTGCAGGGCCAGCAACCCCGTGTCCTCCAGCAGCGCCCAGCTGACCCTCAGGCACCCCTGCTCGTGGACAG ctgagTCCTCTGCTGTCCCCACCGCCACCAAGACCAGCATGCTGATGTTGCTGGgacacctcctcctcttcttcgcTCTGCATTAA
- the LOC116499537 gene encoding CD48 antigen-like encodes MVVGLAAELLFIFSIAQAQVQASSPKAVGVVGGVVYLSPPPQTQTTTYHQSHWRCGSSLKVAIHENGRGIRYPNGPFKDRLELFPNNTLKISCLQKNDSNIYWVYLEDKAGTEHTYSIYLKVYDVVPKPTVRAIVNEDDPERCSVTLECWVQLEDVTYEWMPASRVVPGGSKGTNSTLPLSFNPSLETYTCRASNPVSSSSAQLTRRHPCSWTAESSAVPTATKTSMLMLLGHLLLFFALH; translated from the exons ATGGTGGTAGGACTTGCAGCGGAGCTCCTCTTCATCTTTTCTATTGCGCAAG cacaggTGCAGGCATCCTCCCCGAAGGCAGTAGGGGTGGTGGGAGGTGTGGTGTACCTCAGCCCCCCGCCGCAGACCCAGACGACCACCTACCACCAAAGCCACTGGCGCTGTGGCAGCTCCCTGAAGGTTGCCATACATGAGAATGGGAGGGGGATCCGGTACCCCAATGGCCCTTTCAAGGACCGCCTTGAGCTCTTCCCCAACAATACGCTGAAGATCAGCTGCTTGCAGAAAAACGACAGCAACATCTACTGGGTGTACCTGGAGGACAAGGCGGGCACGGAGCACACCTACAGCATCTACCTGAAGGTGTATG ATGTGGTCCCCAAACCTACCGTGCGTGCCATAGTGAACGAGGACGACCCGGAGCGCTGCAGTGTCACCCTGGAGTGCTGGGTGCAGCTGGAAGACGTGACCTATGAGTGGATGCCCGCCAGCAGGGTCGTGCCAGGGGGCTCTAAGGGCACCAACAGCACCCTGCCCCTCTCCTTCAACCCCTCCCTGGAAACCTACACCTGCAGGGCCAGCAACCCCGTGTCCTCCAGCAGCGCCCAGCTGACCCGCAGGCACCCCTGCTCGTGGACAG CTGAGTCCTCTGCTGTCCCCACCGCCACCAAGACCAGCATGCTGATGTTGCTGGgacacctcctcctcttcttcgcTCTGCATTAA